Proteins encoded together in one Oceanobacillus iheyensis HTE831 window:
- the radC gene encoding RadC family protein, producing the protein MKTTVLTMKNVPKEDRPRERLLKHGASHLSNQEILSILIGSGTKQDSVNVLSNRILMHFEGMKLIRDATIEELIAIKGIGTAKGLIILAAIELGKRLNTYKPDGPYVIRSPEDGASYIMEEMRYLSQEHFVVLFLNTKNQIIHYQTVFIGSLNASIVHPREVFKEAVKRSAASLIVAHNHPSGVRLQGVII; encoded by the coding sequence ATGAAAACCACGGTACTTACTATGAAGAACGTACCCAAAGAAGATCGACCTAGAGAAAGATTGCTAAAGCATGGAGCATCTCATTTATCGAATCAAGAAATACTATCCATTCTTATTGGTAGCGGAACAAAACAAGATTCAGTAAATGTATTATCTAATCGAATTTTAATGCATTTTGAGGGGATGAAATTAATAAGAGATGCGACTATTGAAGAACTTATAGCAATTAAAGGTATTGGCACAGCGAAAGGACTTATCATTCTTGCTGCTATCGAGTTAGGGAAAAGATTGAATACCTATAAGCCCGATGGTCCTTATGTTATCCGGTCTCCTGAAGACGGTGCTAGTTACATCATGGAAGAGATGCGTTATTTAAGTCAGGAACATTTTGTAGTTTTATTTCTAAATACAAAAAATCAAATTATTCATTATCAAACAGTTTTTATAGGTAGTTTAAATGCCTCGATAGTGCACCCTAGAGAGGTTTTTAAAGAAGCAGTTAAACGTTCTGCAGCATCATTAATTGTAGCCCACAATCACCCGAGTGGTGTGCGCCTGCAAGGTGTAATTATATAG
- the mreC gene encoding rod shape-determining protein MreC, whose translation MQFLRSKKLFIILIGVIVLVALIGYSLRDRENMGFVETIINDTVGWVQNTIHAPVSYVTGIISNIDDMKNTYEENQILREQIAQQDSLLYDVQKLEEENEELREIIGMTETVRDYEPIHASVISRSPEQWMDQVTINRGSDHGIETNMVVITADGMIGKVLQISNVTATVQLLTGFDEFNRISATITKEDDQDVFGMIEGFDKESNSLLFRIIEESEKNVEEGDIVYSSEKGGKFPAGLKIGEVKEIVSDQYGLTRIAMVEPAADLYDINNVVVVDRAIEQPQEMEENADEEDES comes from the coding sequence ATGCAATTTTTACGTAGCAAAAAACTTTTTATTATCCTAATTGGAGTAATTGTTTTAGTTGCTCTAATCGGATATTCCTTAAGAGATCGAGAAAATATGGGGTTTGTTGAAACAATTATCAACGATACAGTAGGTTGGGTGCAAAATACGATTCATGCACCAGTTTCCTATGTAACAGGTATTATCTCTAATATCGATGATATGAAAAATACGTATGAAGAGAATCAAATTCTAAGGGAGCAAATTGCTCAACAAGATTCTCTACTATATGACGTTCAAAAATTAGAAGAAGAGAACGAAGAGTTAAGAGAAATAATTGGTATGACCGAAACGGTGAGAGATTATGAACCCATCCATGCGTCAGTAATTTCTCGATCACCAGAACAATGGATGGACCAAGTAACAATTAACCGTGGATCTGACCATGGAATAGAAACAAATATGGTTGTAATTACTGCTGATGGAATGATAGGTAAAGTGTTACAGATTTCCAATGTTACAGCTACGGTACAACTTTTAACCGGCTTTGACGAATTTAATCGTATATCAGCTACAATTACAAAAGAAGATGATCAAGATGTTTTTGGAATGATTGAAGGGTTCGACAAAGAATCTAATTCATTATTATTCCGTATTATTGAAGAATCCGAGAAAAATGTGGAAGAAGGAGATATTGTTTATTCTTCTGAAAAGGGCGGGAAATTTCCTGCAGGCTTAAAAATCGGTGAAGTGAAAGAAATAGTGTCCGATCAATACGGTCTTACTCGGATTGCTATGGTTGAACCAGCTGCTGACCTTTATGATATTAATAATGTCGTTGTAGTGGATCGAGCTATAGAACAACCACAAGAAATGGAAGAAAATGCAGATGAGGAGGATGAGTCTTGA
- a CDS encoding rod shape-determining protein, whose amino-acid sequence MFNFSQDLGIDLGTANTLVFVKGKGIIVREPSVVAKNLETGSIEAVGRNARNMIGRTPGNISVIRPMKDGVIADYDTTSVMMNYYMKKAMKKRSLFAKKPNVMVCVPSGITMVEERAVIDATKQAGAKEAYPIAEPFAAAIGAGLPVWEPTGSMIVDIGGGTTEIAVISLGGIVTSESIRIAGDDMDEAIINYIRKHYNLMIGERSAESIKMDIGSAKGGKSPEEMDIRGRDLLTGLPKTITVTSEEISKSLDDTVDSIVNAVKSTLEKTPPELSADIMDRGIVLSGGGALLKNLDQVISDETKIPVFVTDEPLESVAIGTGKSLEYINQFRNSPSVSARPLNK is encoded by the coding sequence ATGTTTAATTTTTCACAGGATTTAGGCATTGATTTGGGTACAGCTAATACACTTGTTTTTGTTAAAGGTAAAGGAATTATTGTGCGGGAGCCATCTGTTGTAGCTAAGAATTTAGAGACAGGTAGTATTGAGGCTGTAGGTCGTAACGCACGAAATATGATTGGAAGAACACCGGGAAATATTTCTGTTATTCGCCCTATGAAAGATGGGGTAATTGCAGATTATGATACCACATCCGTAATGATGAATTATTACATGAAAAAAGCAATGAAAAAACGTTCATTATTCGCAAAAAAGCCTAATGTGATGGTATGTGTTCCATCTGGAATCACAATGGTAGAGGAACGGGCCGTTATTGATGCAACAAAACAAGCAGGCGCAAAAGAGGCTTATCCAATAGCTGAACCATTTGCTGCTGCAATTGGAGCTGGTTTGCCAGTCTGGGAACCTACGGGAAGTATGATAGTTGATATAGGTGGAGGTACTACTGAAATAGCAGTAATATCACTCGGCGGTATTGTAACAAGTGAGTCCATTCGTATTGCCGGTGATGATATGGATGAAGCCATTATTAATTACATTCGCAAACACTATAATTTAATGATTGGTGAGCGCTCAGCCGAGTCAATAAAAATGGATATTGGATCAGCAAAGGGTGGAAAAAGTCCTGAAGAAATGGACATTAGAGGAAGAGACTTATTGACGGGGCTTCCCAAAACAATTACAGTAACATCGGAAGAAATATCGAAATCTCTGGATGATACAGTAGACTCGATTGTAAATGCGGTAAAGTCGACACTGGAAAAAACTCCTCCTGAGTTATCTGCAGATATAATGGATCGTGGAATCGTCCTTTCTGGTGGAGGGGCACTGTTAAAAAATTTAGATCAAGTAATAAGTGATGAAACAAAGATCCCAGTATTCGTTACAGATGAACCTTTAGAAAGTGTCGCGATAGGTACTGGAAAATCTTTAGAGTATATTAATCAGTTTAGAAATAGCCCAAGTGTGTCTGCACGTCCGTTAAATAAATAA
- the minC gene encoding septum site-determining protein MinC, with protein MQDLKQIITIKGTRDGLSLFIDEDASFEEVLKELEEKIQFSKPKQDEPVVSVKVKLGNRYISGEKEEQIRQVITTDQRFKVIGIDSNLIPINDAKRWMDDSEVKVINRVVRSGQILEIQGDLLLVGDVNPGGRVVASGNIYILGNLLGIAHAGYHGDKDAFIAASYMKPTQLRIADYISRAPDYESDGVYMECGIIDTDQDKITIDSLKVLSKKRKEISGFERRMNNG; from the coding sequence GTGCAGGATCTAAAACAAATCATTACAATTAAAGGTACCAGAGATGGATTAAGTCTATTTATTGATGAAGATGCATCATTTGAAGAGGTTCTAAAAGAATTAGAAGAGAAAATTCAATTTAGTAAACCAAAACAAGATGAGCCTGTTGTGTCTGTTAAAGTTAAATTAGGAAATCGATATATAAGTGGAGAAAAAGAAGAGCAGATTCGTCAAGTTATAACAACTGATCAGCGATTTAAAGTGATCGGGATTGATTCAAATCTGATTCCGATTAACGATGCAAAGCGGTGGATGGACGATAGTGAAGTAAAAGTGATTAACCGTGTAGTTCGATCAGGTCAAATTCTAGAAATACAAGGAGATTTATTATTGGTTGGTGATGTAAATCCTGGGGGAAGAGTGGTAGCTAGTGGGAATATCTATATATTAGGTAATCTATTAGGAATTGCTCATGCAGGTTATCATGGGGATAAAGATGCTTTTATAGCAGCTTCTTATATGAAGCCAACACAATTACGAATTGCCGACTATATAAGTCGAGCACCTGACTATGAATCTGATGGTGTTTATATGGAATGTGGTATTATTGATACAGATCAAGATAAAATCACTATCGATTCCTTAAAGGTTCTTTCAAAAAAACGGAAAGAAATAAGTGGATTTGAGAGGAGAATGAATAATGGGTGA
- the mreD gene encoding rod shape-determining protein MreD, producing MIRRLVLPLVLFIIIVLEGVALELLPLQLLSGDYFIVPHWLFIFLVFVAVFFDHNDTYYSVLYALIFGLLFDIVYTGVLGVYMFSYALVIYIVHGIKKMLQGNFYVLLLLATFGIVLIEFTIYGIFSVVGMVDISIESFMLNRLAPTILLNLVFLIVIYPFSSKRLEKWKTEIPLGERMR from the coding sequence TTGATTAGGCGCCTTGTATTACCTCTCGTATTATTTATAATAATTGTACTAGAAGGGGTTGCTCTGGAGCTACTTCCACTACAGTTATTATCGGGAGACTATTTCATCGTACCTCATTGGCTTTTTATCTTTTTAGTCTTTGTTGCTGTTTTTTTCGATCATAATGATACGTATTATTCTGTGTTATATGCATTAATATTCGGATTGCTTTTTGATATTGTGTATACAGGCGTGCTCGGTGTCTATATGTTTTCTTACGCCTTAGTAATTTATATTGTTCATGGAATAAAGAAAATGTTACAGGGTAATTTTTATGTCCTATTATTGCTAGCAACGTTTGGTATTGTATTGATAGAATTTACGATTTATGGGATTTTCTCTGTTGTTGGTATGGTGGATATTTCAATAGAGAGTTTTATGTTAAATAGGTTAGCTCCGACAATCTTATTAAATCTTGTCTTCTTAATTGTTATTTATCCATTTTCATCTAAAAGATTGGAAAAATGGAAAACAGAAATTCCGCTTGGTGAACGAATGCGCTAA
- the minD gene encoding septum site-determining protein MinD has translation MGEAIVITSGKGGVGKTTTSANIGTALALMEKKVCLIDTDIGLRNLDVVMGLENRIIFDIVDVIEERCKLKQALIKDKRFDYLTLLPAAQTSDKTAVTIQGMKEIIAELKQEYDYIIIDCPAGIEQGFQNAIAGADRAIVVTTPEKSSVRDADRIVGLLEKQDMKESPRLVINRIRNHMMKNGDMLDIDDIVNLLSIDLIGIVVDDDEVIKASNNGEPIALHPNSKASIAYRNIARRILGETVPLQALDDEKGIFQRVKEFFKI, from the coding sequence ATGGGTGAAGCTATCGTAATTACTTCTGGTAAAGGCGGAGTAGGAAAAACCACTACTTCAGCGAATATCGGAACTGCCCTAGCATTAATGGAGAAAAAAGTATGTTTGATTGATACAGATATTGGACTTAGAAATTTAGATGTTGTAATGGGGTTAGAAAACAGAATAATTTTTGATATTGTTGATGTAATAGAGGAAAGATGTAAATTAAAACAAGCTCTTATAAAAGACAAACGTTTTGATTATTTAACGCTATTACCTGCAGCGCAGACAAGTGATAAAACTGCTGTTACGATTCAAGGAATGAAAGAAATAATTGCGGAATTAAAACAAGAGTATGATTATATTATAATTGATTGTCCAGCAGGAATAGAGCAAGGATTCCAAAATGCGATTGCAGGTGCAGACCGAGCGATCGTAGTAACTACTCCGGAAAAATCCAGTGTGCGTGATGCAGATCGAATTGTAGGTTTATTAGAAAAACAGGATATGAAAGAATCACCTAGATTGGTTATTAATCGTATACGTAATCATATGATGAAAAATGGTGACATGTTAGATATAGATGATATCGTTAATTTACTATCTATTGATTTAATTGGGATCGTTGTAGATGATGATGAAGTAATTAAAGCATCTAATAATGGAGAGCCAATTGCACTTCATCCAAATTCTAAGGCTTCGATTGCTTATCGAAATATTGCGAGAAGAATATTAGGGGAGACAGTACCTTTGCAAGCACTTGATGATGAAAAAGGTATTTTCCAACGAGTAAAAGAATTTTTTAAAATATAA